One Chloroflexota bacterium DNA window includes the following coding sequences:
- a CDS encoding peptidylprolyl isomerase: MAVLDSMIDDELVRQEARKEGITVTPEEVQAEIEKAFGFERNPPTPTPTEVVTETATVTETATPEPTPTVMTEAQFQSAYTRQRDYLQQQFGFTEQEFRALFEIQLLRDKLQAVLAERVPTTEEQVHARHILVDTEEEAKNVIERLKAGEDFAALAKELSKDDSNKDEGGDLGWFGRGVMVTEFENAAFALEPGKISDPVKTDYGYHIIEVLEKDANHPLDEATLEQRKSTALQDWLSTQRYSDRVRRYWSSDKKPRVAEATS, from the coding sequence ATGGCCGTGCTGGACAGCATGATTGACGACGAGTTGGTGCGCCAGGAGGCCCGCAAGGAGGGCATCACCGTTACCCCCGAAGAAGTGCAGGCCGAGATTGAAAAGGCCTTCGGGTTTGAGCGGAACCCGCCCACGCCCACGCCGACCGAGGTGGTTACGGAGACGGCCACGGTAACCGAAACGGCTACCCCCGAGCCGACGCCGACCGTCATGACCGAGGCCCAGTTCCAGAGCGCCTACACCCGCCAGCGCGACTACCTCCAGCAGCAGTTTGGCTTCACCGAGCAGGAGTTCCGCGCCCTGTTTGAAATCCAACTCTTGCGCGACAAACTCCAGGCCGTGCTGGCCGAGCGCGTGCCCACAACCGAGGAGCAGGTGCACGCGCGCCACATCCTTGTGGACACCGAAGAAGAGGCCAAGAACGTGATAGAGCGCCTGAAGGCGGGCGAGGATTTCGCCGCGCTGGCCAAGGAACTGTCCAAGGACGACTCCAACAAAGATGAGGGGGGCGACCTGGGCTGGTTTGGCAGGGGCGTCATGGTAACCGAGTTTGAGAATGCGGCCTTCGCCCTGGAGCCCGGCAAGATCAGCGACCCCGTCAAGACGGACTACGGCTACCACATCATTGAGGTACTGGAGAAGGATGCCAACCACCCGCTGGATGAGGCCACTCTGGAACAGCGCAAGTCCACCGCGCTCCAGGATTGGCTGAGCACCCAGCGGTACTCGGACCGGGTGCGGCGCTACTGGTCCTCGGACAAGAAGCCGCGCGTGGCCGAGGCTACATCGTAG
- a CDS encoding 30S ribosomal protein S18: protein MENNVEEKQPRRRFTARKPMRKRRPSCPFCTDTSKRISYKDVESLRFFLTERGKIKPRRRAGTCAKHQRVVAREIKRARHLALIPFSPEHLR, encoded by the coding sequence ATGGAGAACAACGTGGAAGAGAAACAGCCGCGGCGTAGGTTCACCGCCCGCAAACCGATGCGCAAGCGACGCCCATCGTGCCCGTTCTGCACCGATACATCTAAGCGCATCTCATACAAAGACGTGGAGTCGCTCCGGTTCTTCCTGACGGAGCGCGGCAAGATCAAGCCGCGCCGCCGCGCAGGCACTTGCGCGAAGCATCAGCGGGTTGTGGCACGGGAGATCAAGCGCGCACGGCATCTCGCGCTGATCCCGTTCAGTCCCGAGCATCTTCGCTAG
- a CDS encoding single-stranded DNA-binding protein, with amino-acid sequence MTRGLNKVLLIGNLGRDPDLKYTPSGKPITTFTLACTRNWITSNGERRDATEWFNIVAWGPLAEICKQHLVKGSRIYIDGHLRTRTWEDQSGQKQTTVEVVAKEMIMLDNRPGPVERLEAQPDDLYDDAE; translated from the coding sequence ATGACTCGCGGGTTGAACAAAGTGCTTCTGATTGGGAATCTGGGGCGCGATCCAGACCTGAAGTACACGCCATCGGGCAAGCCCATCACCACATTCACCCTGGCGTGCACGCGCAACTGGATCACATCCAATGGCGAACGGCGCGACGCCACGGAATGGTTCAACATCGTCGCCTGGGGTCCCCTCGCCGAAATCTGCAAGCAGCACCTGGTCAAGGGGAGCCGCATCTACATAGACGGCCACTTGCGGACCCGCACTTGGGAAGACCAGTCGGGGCAGAAGCAGACGACGGTAGAGGTGGTGGCCAAAGAGATGATCATGTTGGACAACCGCCCTGGCCCTGTGGAACGCCTGGAGGCCCAGCCCGACGACCTCTACGACGACGCCGAGTAG
- the rpsF gene encoding 30S ribosomal protein S6 → MQREYELTFVIRPDKDDEGFAAVTDKVADYVKAAGGEVTSTDLWGRRRLAYPIRRFAEGYYVFMLIQMGANGLAELDRSLRLNEDIIRHLVVRKDE, encoded by the coding sequence ATGCAGCGCGAATACGAGTTGACCTTCGTAATCCGCCCCGACAAGGACGATGAAGGCTTTGCCGCGGTAACCGACAAGGTTGCCGACTACGTCAAAGCCGCCGGCGGCGAGGTTACCAGCACGGATCTCTGGGGAAGGCGACGCCTCGCGTACCCCATCCGCAGATTCGCCGAAGGTTACTACGTCTTCATGCTCATCCAGATGGGCGCCAACGGCCTTGCCGAGTTGGACCGGAGCCTTCGCCTCAACGAAGACATCATCCGCCATCTGGTTGTCCGCAAAGACGAATGA